In one Colletotrichum destructivum chromosome 2, complete sequence genomic region, the following are encoded:
- a CDS encoding Putative oxysterol-binding protein, which produces MGLVHVPGRRSRASSLTSNRSSVDEARGAAAAEDDDTLVVEPDQGNVLGHIISQLRPGADLSRVVLPTFILEPRSMLERITNFMCHPEMLLPIPEIDDPVLRFVSVVKFYLSGWHIRPPGVKKPLNPILGEIFTCYWDLPDNTKAYYVSEQTSHHPPKSSYFYMVPEHHIRVDGTLKPRSKFLGNSAASMMEGTAVLSLLNRGKDKMKGERYILTQPNMYARGILFGKMKYELGDHSFVRCPELDLVADIEFKTKGWVSGTYNAIGGFIKHESTGEVLYELSGLWSEEMYVKDVKTGHKEMFFNARRSKPSNPLVRPIEEQDERESQKLWFATAQAVKDRNHELATDEKTKVEDRQREEREIRAREGVEWQPRLFRSVQGGPGAPEAEEEELEWIINAKIDSSNPQKQTEQILAIYPILPGQKPFATGAIPPHKPSVAEAPVEQALAGKSSVVQQQVGGNDLIDFGDAQATTPSASTFSAPADTPPAAQASRSGSGDIQSMLNKTGSQPADGPLMDFTTDMKKNVPPLKRADTSQDSFHDALESN; this is translated from the exons ATGGGTTTGGTCCATGTGCCAGGAAGACGCTCCAGAGCGTCCAGCCTCA CCAGCAACCGGTCGAGCGTAGACGAGGCCAGGggagccgccgctgccgaagaTGATGATACCCTTGTGGTCGAGCCCGACCAGGGCAACG TGCTTGGGCATATTATCTCCCAGCTGCGGCCCGGAGCCGATTTGAGTCGCGTCGTCCTGCCGACTTTCATTCTGGAGCCCCGTAGCATGCTCGAGAGAATTACCAA CTTCATGTGCCACCCCGAAATGCTCCTCCCGATACCCGAGATTGACGATCCTGTCCTGCGGTTCGTTTCCGTTGTCAAGTTCTACCTGAGTGGATGGCATATTAGACCTCC GGGGGTGAAGAAGCCACTCAACCCAATCCTCGGCGAGATATTCACCTGTTACTGGGACTTGCCCGACAACACGAAAGCCTACTATGTCTCCGAGCAAACGTCGCATCACCCGCCCAAATCGAGCTACTTTTACATGGTCCCCGAACACCACATCCGCGTCGATGGCACCCTCAAGCCCAGGAGCAAGTTTCTGGGGAACTCAGCCGCAAGCATGATGGAAGGCACCGCGGTTTTGTCTCTGCTCAACAGGGGCAAGGACAAGATGAAGGGCGAGCGATA CATCCTAACACAGCCCAACATGTACGCTCGAGGCATTCTCTTCGGAAAGATGAAGTATGAGTTGGGAGACCATAGCTTCGTGCGCTGCCCGGAACTAGATCTGGTCGCCGACATTGAGTTCAAGACCAAGGGCTGGGTCAGTGGCACTTACAACGCGATTGGCGGATTCATCAAACACGAGAGTACCGGTGAGGTCCTGTACGAGCTGTCAGGGCTCTGGAGCGAGGAGATGTATGTCAAAGATGTCAAG ACCGGGCACAAGGAAATGTTCTTCAATGCGAGAAGGTCAAAACCTAGCAACCCTCTGGTCCGGCCGATTGAGGAGCAGGACGAGCGTGAGTCTCAGAAGCTTTGGTTTGCGACAGCCCAGGCAGTGAAGGACCGCAACCATGAACTCGCAACGGACGAGAAGACCAAGGTCGAAGATAGGCAACGTGAGGAGCGGGAAATCAGAGCACGTGAAGGCGTCGAATGGCAACCCAGGCTCTTTCGGAGCGTCCAGGGTGGGCCTGGTGCTCCTGaagcagaagaggaagaactGGAATGGATCATCAATGCCAAGAT TGACAGCAGCAACCCGCAAAAGCAAACCGAGCAGATCCTGGCCATCTACCCCATTCTTCCAGGACAGAAACCATTCGCGACGGGGGCCATTCCTCCTCATAAGCCCTCGGTCGCTGAGGCTCCTGTGGAACAAGCTCTAGCTGGAAAATCCTCAGTCGTCCAGCAGCAAGTTGGCGGGAACGACTTGATCGACTTTGGCGATGCTCAGGCCACTACTCCTTCCGCGTCTACCTTCTCCGCGCCGGCCGATACCCCCCCGGCCGCGCAAGCATCGCGGAGCGGCTCCGGGGACATCCAGAGCATGCTCAATAAGACGGGATCGCAGCCTGCCGATGGCCCATTGATGGACTTCACCACAGACATGAAGAAAAACGTCCCACCACTGAAGAGGGCTGACACCAGTCAGGACAGCTTCCACGACGCTCTCGAGTCAAACTAA
- a CDS encoding Putative RNA recognition motif domain, Zinc finger, CCCH-type, U2 auxiliary factor small subunit — protein MYLQHIQKRAAKRCSPCPDGQSIRKRIKTHHGRDFPHRTSNPAQQKTPFRSTANMANFLASIFGTELDKVNCSFYFKIGACRHGDRCSRKHVKPSYSQTILMPNLYQNPAYDPKNRMNPSQLQNHFDAFYEDIWCELCKYGELEELVVCDNNNDHLIGNVYARFKYEDSAQKACDDLNSRWYAARPIYCELSPVTDFREACCRLNSGEGCVRGGFCNFIHRKNPSEDLDRDLTLSTKKWLKDRGRDERSPSRSPTPEPTRRRY, from the exons ATGTAC CTCCAACACATCCAAAAGCGCGCCGCCAAACGTTGCTCTCCTTGCCCTGACGGTCAATCCATCCGCAAACGCATCAAAACCCACCACGGCCGCGACTTTCCGCATCGAACATCGAACCCAGCACAACAGAAGACACCGTTTCGAAGCACCGCGAACATGGCCAACTTCCTCGCCTCCATCTTCGGCACCGAACTCGACAAGGTCAACTGCTCCTTCTACTTCAAGATCGGCGCTTGCCGCCACGGCGACCGCTGCTCCCGGAAACATGTCAAGCCGAGCTATTCGCAGACTATCCTGATGCCCAACCTCTACCAGAACCCGGCCTACGACCCCAAAAACCGCATGAACCCGTCCCAGTTGCAGAACCACTTTGACGCCTTTTACGAGGACATTTGGTGCGAGCTCTGCAAGTACGGCGAGCTTGAGGAGCTTGTCGTCTgcgacaacaacaatgaTC ACCTCATAGGAAACGTCTACGCCCGCTTCAAGTACGAGGACTCGGCCCAAAAGGCCTGCGATGACCTCAACTCGCGGTGGTATGCTGCGCGGCCCATATACTGCGAGCTGTCGCCCGTCACCGACTTCCGtgaggcctgctgccgcctCAATTCAGGCGAGGGCTGTGTCCGCGGCGGCTTCTGCAACTTTATCCACCGCAAGAATCCTtccgaggacctcgaccgcGACCTCACGCTGAGCACGAAGAAGTGGCTCAAGgaccgcggccgcgacgagCGTAGCCCCTCGCGCTCGCCCACCCCGGAGCCCACGCGCCGCCGATACTAG
- a CDS encoding Putative pleckstrin domain, ELMO domain, armadillo-like helical, PH-like domain superfamily: MDQADIPALLSRLASDEDAARKMAVFKLQSSINDPAFADVFISSGGLVVLRRLIMSAGGNTLAYSLQSLTRLLEVDMGWEIFEGSSSGDLVERIVELIVTNPLVNILRGAMSILVALVGHTQSSRPTTPRTPGSFGFRALKPAVAVYPQFFELVIAQLQSADHALCANALMLINAMIRDAISSDSVTTTTKAISPAMEEWSKFIKRLQDLGLIKAVYNLMQSSSLQDLAHPLLEFQSLTKVLLRKWREVRVDLERPEHRRGLKGLHLASNPEKQVNGIPRMDELNELGKKGSRRHNPEKWRRLGFETESPTQEFEVPGFLGMMDLTDYVRKNEDSFQKMLLEQSTKPRNERCPVARASLAVTMILYDHFEVEKSDVEDTKSYQGLDGIKNNEKLFHPLLLQWSRLHTAGLQALFRVWKSTAAEQLDFEKVAELVRILVEQVVGQASRTKDVLEVEEELLEYDCTRLRELQMELLELSFEDQWGQHLYQVREELRQEALQFVKEQRIRCLLQGSWFSKPMPRRDTNPQNEVQKRRLYTPRPWRFAKLSHNRRYLHYADFEAQTAQDPGLDILTEKVDLSTISSVVSNVSASNEETRSGTSSSTLKNNVAVKSTTKITIFSYTNPAEAAKGGDAKEQAILTLYPVTHSLASEWLDGLLMLLNQAPITAETNKLVNLVSDFGLKIRLLNVRIEAAYNGPPPGAGVIPSRDGLDEDYFYEV; encoded by the coding sequence atggaTCAGGCCGATATCCCAGCGCTCCTCTCGCGCCTCGCAAGCGATGAGGACGCTGCTAGGAAGATGGCTGTTTTCAAGCTGCAGTCGTCCATCAACGACCCCGCCTTCGCCGATGTCTTTATATCGTCGGGTGGTCTGGTCGTCTTGCGACGTCTGATTATGAGTGCGGGAGGGAACACATTGGCGTACTCGCTGCAGAGTTTGACGCGTCTGTTGGAGGTGGACATGGGCTGGGAGATTTTCGAGGGATCATCGTCAGGGGACCTCGTCGAACGCATCGTCGAACTGATTGTCACAAACCCGCTTGTCAACATTCTCCGCGGCGCCATGTCGATCctggtcgccctcgtcggccacaCGCAGTCATCCCGCCCAACGACCCCTCGCACCCCGGGCTCGTTTGGTTTCAGGGCTCTGAAACCCGCCGTTGCAGTCTACCCGCAGTTCTTCgagctcgtcatcgcccagcTCCAGTCGGCCGACCACGCGCTGTGTGCCAATGCCCTCATGCTCATCAACGCTATGATTCGGGATGCCATTTCCAGCGATAGTGtcaccactaccaccaagGCAATCTCTCCAGCGATGGAGGAGTGGTCAAAGTTTATCAAGCGTCTACAAGATCTTGGCCTGATAAAGGCGGTGTACAACCTGATGCAGAGTTCCTCCCTGCAGGACCTCGCACATCCTCTGCTCGAATTCCAGTCCCTGACCAAGGTTCTGTTGAGAAAGTGGCGCGAGGTCAGGGTTGACCTGGAGCGGCCCGAGCATCGGCGGGGATTGAAGGGACTCCACCTTGCCAGTAACCCAGAGAAGCAAGTCAATGGCATTCCCCGAATGGACGAGCTTAACGAACTTGGCAAGAAGGGTAGCCGGCGGCATAATCCTGAGAAGTGGAGGAGACTAGGCTTCGAAACGGAGAGCCCCACGCAAGAGTTCGAGGTGCCCGGCTTTCTGGGCATGATGGACTTGACAGACTACGTGCGCAAGAACGAGGACAGCTTTCAGAAGATGCTGCTGGAGCAGTCGACGAAACCCAGGAACGAGAGATGTCCAGTCGCACGGGCCAGTCTTGCGGTGACGATGATTCTTTACGACCATTTCGAAGTCGAGAAGTCAGATGTTGAGGATACTAAGAGTTATCAAGGCTTAGACGGCATCAAGAACAACGAAAAGTTGTTCCATCCGCTTCTCCTTCAGTGGTCGAGACTTCATACGGCCGGGCTTCAGGCTCTATTCCGCGTTTGGAAGTCCACGGCCGCCGAGCAGTTGGATTTTGAGAAGGTGGCAGAGCTGGTCCGCATACTCGTCGAGCAAGTGGTCGGCCAGGCCAGCAGGACCAAGGATGTgttggaggtcgaggaggagctcctgGAGTATGACTGCACTCGGTTGCGAGAGCTTCAGATGGAACTCTTGGAGTTGTCATTCGAGGATCAGTGGGGTCAGCATCTGTACCAAGTCCGCGAGGAGTTGAGGCAGGAGGCCCTCCAGTTTGTTAAGGAACAACGGATCCGATGTCTGCTCCAAGGCTCATGGTTTTCAAAGCCAATGCCCCGGCGGGACACCAATCCTCAAAACGAGGTTCAGAAGCGGCGTCTGTACACTCCCCGACCCTGGCGATTCGCCAAGTTGTCACACAACCGCCGGTACCTTCACTACGCCGACTTTGAAGCACAGACAGCACAAGACCCGGGCCTGGACATCTTGACGGAGAAGGTCGATCTCAGCACCATCAGCTCGGTGGTGTCCAACGTATCGGCGTCCAACGAAGAGACGCGCAGCGGGACTAGCAGTTCGACGCTCAAGAACAACGTGGCGGTCAAGTCGACAACCAAGATCACCATCTTCAGCTATACCAATCCCGCGGAGGCGGCCAAAGGCGGTGATGCGAAGGAGCAAGCGATATTGACGCTCTACCCGGTCACGCACAGCCTGGCATCGGAATGgctcgatggcctcctgATGCTGCTCAATCAGGCTCCCATCACGGCTGAGACAAACAagctcgtcaacctcgtcaGTGACTTTGGGCTTAAGATAAGACTGCTGAATGTCAGGATAGAGGCTGCCTACAACGGACCACCACCTGGTGCCGGGGTCATTCCCAGTCGGGACGGTCTAGACGAAGACTACTTCTATGAGGTGTGA
- a CDS encoding Putative Zinc finger, GRF-type: protein MVSRTPRGGRRLMHSSYNRSGSRTYTPRSNRGTDVGTSPSPPPSQKRRLDGLYLEENWYCNCAPRQQALLLQVKKKNANHGRFFYKCEKRKGGCNFFLWEEDARNRAETATLTLPPMPTDGSPAAGTTPTAQFPTPSTASAARSGVKSATTAPPPDREAPPSPTTQKSAARQKFLDAYFSARPPQAAAEANGPLDEAGADAPSHTTKRKRVIFDFDSDDGEDEYGLGDVSSDEERAMNEAMERSAKKLRETVPLTPYTPVAQRMARDVALPTPQTVTRTLFPDAKRRKPDDVGKPAVESPNVSFSTKTSSATVGPSSSPASRGEEQLDPTKEVLALLAGRAVDDTTMRGVGDLLRRFSMKAQGLAKGRETVRAALKVKDEKIAELQERIASLEARNRAQREEIADFKAGMMDLYSKH, encoded by the coding sequence ATGGTCTCCCGAACAccgcgcggcggccggcggctcATGCACAGTAGCTACAATCGCAGCGGAAGCAGAACCTATACCCCCCGCAGCAACCGGGGCACCGACGTGGGcacctcgccatcgccgcctccgtcgcaGAAGAGACGTCTCGACGGGCTCTACCTCGAAGAGAACTGGTACTGCAACTGCGCGCCGCGGCAGCAGGCATTACTTCTCcaggtgaagaagaagaatgcCAATCACGGACGGTTCTTTTACAAGTGCGAAAAGAGGAAGGGCGGCTGCAACTTCTTTCTctgggaggaggatgcgAGGAACCGGGCGGAGACGGCTACTttgacgctgccgccgatgccgacagACGgctcccccgccgccggcacgacACCGACCGCGCAGTTTCCGACGCCGAGCACGGCTTCTGCAGCCAGGTCCGGCGTCAAGTCTGCGACCACCGCGCCCCCGCCTGACAGGGAAGCGCCTCCGTCGCCCACGACGCAGAAGAGCGCGGCCAGGCAGAAGTTCCTCGACGCCTACTTCTCGGCTCGGCCTCCGcaagctgccgccgaggcaAACGGTCCTTTAGATGAGGCCGGGGCCGATGCGCCATCCCACACCACCAAGAGAAAGCGGGTGATCTTTGACTTCGACTCCGACGACGGAGAGGACGAGTACGGGCTGGGAGACGTGTCatcggacgaggagagggCGATGAACGAGGCCATGGAGCGCAGCGCGAAGAAGCTCCGTGAGACAGTGCCGCTGACGCCGTATACACCCGTGGCGCAGCGTATGGCGCGGGATGTCGCCCTGCCTACGCCGCAGACGGTCACGCGGACGCTCTTCCCCGATGCCAAGCGCCGGAAGCCCGATGACGTCGGCAAGCCCGCCGTCGAGTCCCCGAACGTGTCCTTCTCAACGAAAACGTCCTCCGCGACCGTGgggccgtcctcgtcgcccgcgtctagaggagaggagcagctcgaccCGACGAAGGAGGTCCTGGCGTTGTTGGCGGGGCGGGCGGTCGACGACACCACAATGCGGGGTGTCGGGGACTTGTTGCGACGGTTCTCGATGAAGGCCCAAGGGCTGGCCAAGGGGCGGGAGACGGTGCGGGCGGCGTTGAAGgtcaaggacgagaagatcGCGGAGTTGCAGGAGAGGATCGCCAGCTTGGAGGCGCGGAACCGGGCGCAGAGGGAGGAGATTGCGGACTTCAAGGCGGGCATGATGGATTTGTACTCAAAGCACTGA